Proteins from a single region of Echeneis naucrates chromosome 14, fEcheNa1.1, whole genome shotgun sequence:
- the vps26c gene encoding vacuolar protein sorting-associated protein 26C isoform X2, whose translation MSVTLDIRLKRANKVYHEGEVVAGVIVLVCKETLQHHGISLSMEGLVNLQLSSKSVGVFEAFYNSVKPIQLISSNIEVAKAGKIPGGKTEIPFEFPLLAKTNKVLYETYHGVFVNIQPQKAKVAPNPVTFTITPDTLQNTRERSSLPKFLIRGHLDATNCVISQPLTGEVVVENSDVPIKSIELQLVRVETCGCAEGYARDATEIQNIQIGEGDVCHGLSIPIYMVFPRLFTCPTLETTNFKVEFEVNIVIVLHDDHLITENFPLKLNRV comes from the exons ATGAGCGTCACTTTGGACATAAGActgaaaagagcaaacaaaGTTTATCATGAAGGG gaaGTGGTGGCTGGGGTCATCGTGCTGGTGTGTAAGGAGACGCTGCAGCACCACGGCATCTCTCTGAGCATGGAGGGATTGGTGAACCTGCAGCTTAGCTCCAAGAGCGTTGGCGTCTTTGAGGCATTCTACAACTCTGTCAAG CCCATTCAGCTGATTAGCAGTAACATTGAAGTGGCCAAGGCAGGAAAGATCCCAGGAGGCAAAACTGAGATCCCTTTTGAATTCCCTCTGCTTGCAAAAACCAACAAAGTGCTGTATGAGACTTACCATGGTGTCTTTGTCAACATTCAG CCACAGAAAGCTAAAGTTGCCCCAAATCCAGTCACCTTCACCATCACTCCAGACACTTTGCAGAACACGCGTGAG AGGAGTTCACTGCCAAAGTTCCTAATTAGGGGCCATTTAGATGCCACCAATTGTGTGATCAGCCAGCCACTGACtggagaggtggtggtggagaacTCAGATGTTCCCATCAAGAGCATTGAACTGCAGCTTGTGCGCGTAGAGACCTGTG GTTGTGCTGAAGGCTACGCCAGAGATGCCACAGAGATCCAGAACATCCAGATAGGTGAAGGAGATGTCTGCCACGGCCTCTCTATTCCCATCTACATGGTCTTCCCCAGACTGTTCACCTGCCCCACACTGGAGACCACCAACTTTAAAGTTG AGTTTGAAGTCAACATTGTGATCGTGCTTCACGATGATCATCTGATCACAGAGAACTTCCCGCTGAAGCTCAACAGAGTCTGA
- the vps26c gene encoding vacuolar protein sorting-associated protein 26C isoform X1: MSVTLDIRLKRANKVYHEGEVVAGVIVLVCKETLQHHGISLSMEGLVNLQLSSKSVGVFEAFYNSVKPIQLISSNIEVAKAGKIPGGKTEIPFEFPLLAKTNKVLYETYHGVFVNIQYTLRCDMKRSLLAKDLSRNCEFIVHCQPQKAKVAPNPVTFTITPDTLQNTRERSSLPKFLIRGHLDATNCVISQPLTGEVVVENSDVPIKSIELQLVRVETCGCAEGYARDATEIQNIQIGEGDVCHGLSIPIYMVFPRLFTCPTLETTNFKVEFEVNIVIVLHDDHLITENFPLKLNRV; the protein is encoded by the exons ATGAGCGTCACTTTGGACATAAGActgaaaagagcaaacaaaGTTTATCATGAAGGG gaaGTGGTGGCTGGGGTCATCGTGCTGGTGTGTAAGGAGACGCTGCAGCACCACGGCATCTCTCTGAGCATGGAGGGATTGGTGAACCTGCAGCTTAGCTCCAAGAGCGTTGGCGTCTTTGAGGCATTCTACAACTCTGTCAAG CCCATTCAGCTGATTAGCAGTAACATTGAAGTGGCCAAGGCAGGAAAGATCCCAGGAGGCAAAACTGAGATCCCTTTTGAATTCCCTCTGCTTGCAAAAACCAACAAAGTGCTGTATGAGACTTACCATGGTGTCTTTGTCAACATTCAG TACACTCTCCGCTGTGACATGAAGCGCTCCCTGCTGGCCAAAGACTTGAGCCGGAACTGTGAGTTCATTGTCCACTGTCAG CCACAGAAAGCTAAAGTTGCCCCAAATCCAGTCACCTTCACCATCACTCCAGACACTTTGCAGAACACGCGTGAG AGGAGTTCACTGCCAAAGTTCCTAATTAGGGGCCATTTAGATGCCACCAATTGTGTGATCAGCCAGCCACTGACtggagaggtggtggtggagaacTCAGATGTTCCCATCAAGAGCATTGAACTGCAGCTTGTGCGCGTAGAGACCTGTG GTTGTGCTGAAGGCTACGCCAGAGATGCCACAGAGATCCAGAACATCCAGATAGGTGAAGGAGATGTCTGCCACGGCCTCTCTATTCCCATCTACATGGTCTTCCCCAGACTGTTCACCTGCCCCACACTGGAGACCACCAACTTTAAAGTTG AGTTTGAAGTCAACATTGTGATCGTGCTTCACGATGATCATCTGATCACAGAGAACTTCCCGCTGAAGCTCAACAGAGTCTGA
- the vps26c gene encoding vacuolar protein sorting-associated protein 26C isoform X3, whose translation MSVTLDIRLKRANKVYHEGPIQLISSNIEVAKAGKIPGGKTEIPFEFPLLAKTNKVLYETYHGVFVNIQYTLRCDMKRSLLAKDLSRNCEFIVHCQPQKAKVAPNPVTFTITPDTLQNTRERSSLPKFLIRGHLDATNCVISQPLTGEVVVENSDVPIKSIELQLVRVETCGCAEGYARDATEIQNIQIGEGDVCHGLSIPIYMVFPRLFTCPTLETTNFKVEFEVNIVIVLHDDHLITENFPLKLNRV comes from the exons ATGAGCGTCACTTTGGACATAAGActgaaaagagcaaacaaaGTTTATCATGAAGGG CCCATTCAGCTGATTAGCAGTAACATTGAAGTGGCCAAGGCAGGAAAGATCCCAGGAGGCAAAACTGAGATCCCTTTTGAATTCCCTCTGCTTGCAAAAACCAACAAAGTGCTGTATGAGACTTACCATGGTGTCTTTGTCAACATTCAG TACACTCTCCGCTGTGACATGAAGCGCTCCCTGCTGGCCAAAGACTTGAGCCGGAACTGTGAGTTCATTGTCCACTGTCAG CCACAGAAAGCTAAAGTTGCCCCAAATCCAGTCACCTTCACCATCACTCCAGACACTTTGCAGAACACGCGTGAG AGGAGTTCACTGCCAAAGTTCCTAATTAGGGGCCATTTAGATGCCACCAATTGTGTGATCAGCCAGCCACTGACtggagaggtggtggtggagaacTCAGATGTTCCCATCAAGAGCATTGAACTGCAGCTTGTGCGCGTAGAGACCTGTG GTTGTGCTGAAGGCTACGCCAGAGATGCCACAGAGATCCAGAACATCCAGATAGGTGAAGGAGATGTCTGCCACGGCCTCTCTATTCCCATCTACATGGTCTTCCCCAGACTGTTCACCTGCCCCACACTGGAGACCACCAACTTTAAAGTTG AGTTTGAAGTCAACATTGTGATCGTGCTTCACGATGATCATCTGATCACAGAGAACTTCCCGCTGAAGCTCAACAGAGTCTGA
- the vps26c gene encoding vacuolar protein sorting-associated protein 26C isoform X4: MSVTLDIRLKRANKVYHEGPQKAKVAPNPVTFTITPDTLQNTRERSSLPKFLIRGHLDATNCVISQPLTGEVVVENSDVPIKSIELQLVRVETCGCAEGYARDATEIQNIQIGEGDVCHGLSIPIYMVFPRLFTCPTLETTNFKVEFEVNIVIVLHDDHLITENFPLKLNRV; the protein is encoded by the exons ATGAGCGTCACTTTGGACATAAGActgaaaagagcaaacaaaGTTTATCATGAAGGG CCACAGAAAGCTAAAGTTGCCCCAAATCCAGTCACCTTCACCATCACTCCAGACACTTTGCAGAACACGCGTGAG AGGAGTTCACTGCCAAAGTTCCTAATTAGGGGCCATTTAGATGCCACCAATTGTGTGATCAGCCAGCCACTGACtggagaggtggtggtggagaacTCAGATGTTCCCATCAAGAGCATTGAACTGCAGCTTGTGCGCGTAGAGACCTGTG GTTGTGCTGAAGGCTACGCCAGAGATGCCACAGAGATCCAGAACATCCAGATAGGTGAAGGAGATGTCTGCCACGGCCTCTCTATTCCCATCTACATGGTCTTCCCCAGACTGTTCACCTGCCCCACACTGGAGACCACCAACTTTAAAGTTG AGTTTGAAGTCAACATTGTGATCGTGCTTCACGATGATCATCTGATCACAGAGAACTTCCCGCTGAAGCTCAACAGAGTCTGA
- the kcnj15 gene encoding ATP-sensitive inward rectifier potassium channel 15 — protein sequence MTNKKAQVLRRIVSKDGHNNVRIDNVEGMVKLYLHDIWTTVVDMKWRYKLTLFASTFVMTWFLFGVIFYFIGMGNGDFEGNLNSNHTPCVMNVETLTGAFLFSLESQTTIGYGFRYISEECPLAIFTLVAQLVITGLAEIFVTGAFLAKLARPKKRAETIKFSQQAVICRHQGRLCLMVRVANMRKSLLIQCQFTGKLLQSNVTAEGEKTQVHQTSVDFHMDSSGECPFLILPLTFYHVLDENSPLAGLNAENLHTREFELLVTLNATMESTAATCQSRTSYVPQEILWGYEFKPVLFSTTGGRYVADFNFFDKVQVANDGALLKNNTEKLKIEENYKKQ from the coding sequence ATGACCAACAAGAAGGCACAGGTCCTGCGAAGGATTGTGTCCAAAGATGGACACAACAATGTACGGATTGATAATGTGGAGGGCATGGTCAAGCTGTATCTCCATGACATCTGGACCACTGTGGTGGACATGAAATGGCGCTACAAACTCACTCTGTTTGCCTCTACGTTTGTCATGACCTGGTTCCTCTTTGGGGTAATCTTTTATTTCATCGGCATGGGCAATGGAGATTTTGAGGGCAATTTGAATTCGAACCACACACCCTGTGTGATGAATGTGGAGACGCTGACTGGAGCCTTCCTGTTCTCTCTGGAGTCACAGACCACCATTGGCTATGGTTTTCGTTATATCTCAGAGGAGTGTCCCCTGGCTATCTTCACCCTGGTGGCTCAGCTCGTCATCACCGGTCTGGCTGAGATCTTTGTCACCGGTGCCTTCTTAGCAAAACTGGCTCGGCCGAAGAAGCGAGCAGAGACCATCAAGTTTAGCCAGCAGGCAGTAATCTGCAGGCACCAAGGAAGGCTGTGTCTGATGGTGAGAGTGGCTAACATGAGGAAGAGCCTTCTGATTCAGTGTCAATTTACAGGAAAGCTCCTGCAGTCCAACGTGACAGCGGAGGGGGAGAAGACACAGGTCCACCAGACCTCTGTTGATTTCCACATGGACTCCAGCGGGGAGTGCCCTTTCCTTATCCTCCCGCTCACCTTCTACCATGTTCTGGACGAAAACAGCCCACTGGCAGGACTCAACGCAGAAAACCTTCACACTCGAGAGTTCGAGCTGCTGGTGACACTCAATGCCACGATGGAGTCGACAGCAGCCACGTGTCAGAGCCGCACCTCCTACGTTCCCCAGGAAATCCTCTGGGGCTACGAGTTCAAGCCGGTGCTGTTTAGCACCACAGGTGGCCGCTATGTGGCGGATTTCAACTTTTTTGACAAGGTGCAAGTGGCCAACGATGGAGCCCTcctaaaaaacaacacagagaagctgaagaTTGAGGAGAACTATAAAAAACAGTAG